Genomic segment of Acidimicrobiales bacterium:
CGGTCCCCGCCGGCGTGGCCAGCCGGGCCCCCTCGTCGCTGATGGCGAGGCCGATGCGCCGGGTCCCGAGGTCGATCCCCATCACCCTCACTCGACGGGCCCTCTCAATCGGTCGGCGCGCCTCCCGCCAGGCGGGCCCGCACCCCCTCGAGGGCCTCGTCGAGCCGGGCCGGGTCCCTCCCTCCGGCGGTGGCCAGCTCGGGGTGGCGACCCCCGCCGCCGCCGACGAGGCGGGCGGCGTCGGTGATCAGGTCGGACGCCTGCCAGCCGGCGTCCTTGCCGACCGCCGACACCAGGGCGGCCCGCTCCCCGTCCGGGGAGCCCCCGAGGACGACCACCTGGACACCGGGTCGCGAGCGGATCGTGGTGGCCAGCTCCCGCAACTGGTCGGGCGGGATCCCGTCGACGCGCGCCACCACGCGCCCCTCCTCCGCCGATCCGGCCAGCTCCGCCGCCAGGTCCTGCAGGCCCCTCCGGCGGGCGGCCTTCAGCTCCTCCTCGGCCGCCCGCTGCCGGTCGAGGAGGCGGGTCAGCGCGTCCGACACCTCCTCGGGCCGGCTCCGCAACAGCTCGGCCACCCGCCCCAGAGTGTCCTCCTCGGTCTCGATGTGGGCCAGCGACGCCCGACCGGTCAGCGCCTCGATGCGCCGGGTGTTGGCACCGATCGAGCCCTCGGACACGATCTTCAGGGGACCGATCATCCCGACGGCGCCCACGTGGGTGCCTCCGCACAGCTCGACCGACGCCGGGCCCGCCTCCACGACGCGGACCACGTCCCCGTAGCGGTCCCCGAAGAAGGCGATGGCGCCGATCGACTCGGCGTGCTTCATCGACGTCTCGTAGGCGCGCACCGGCGCGTCGGAGATGACGATCTCGTTCACCAGCTCCTCGACCCGGCGCAACTCGTCGGCGCCCGGAGCGGCAAAGTGGCTGTAGTCGAACCGCAGGCGGTCCGGCGCGACCAACGACCCCTGCTGCTGGACGTGGTCCCCGAGCACCTGGCGCAGCGCCCACTGCAGGAGGTGGGTTCCGGTGTGGTTGCGACGGATGTCGTCGCGGCGCGCCGTGTCGACGGTCGCGGTGGCCTCCTGGCCGGCGCTGACGTCCCCGTCGCGCACCCGCCCCACGTGGCGGTGCAGCCCGGGCAGGGCGTAGGAGGTGTCGGTCACCTCGAGGGTCCCGGTCTCCGTGGTGACGGTCCCGGTGTCGCCTACCTGGCCTCCTCCCTCCGCATAGAACGGGGTGCGGTCGAGGAAGACCTCCAGCTCCCCGTCGGGGCGCTCCAGGACGGCCAGCACCCGCCCCGTCGCCTCGGTCTGCCCGTAGCCGAGGAACTCGGTCGAGCCGCCCTCGTCCAGCAGCTGGCGGTAGCGCTCGTCGGCCGCCGCCGCCCCGATCTGCTCCTTGCCGGCCCGCCGGGCGCGCTCGCGCTGGCGGGTCATCTCCTCCTCGAAGCCCGCCATGTCGACCTCGACGCCCCGCTCCGCGGCGATCTCCTGGGTGAGCTCGACCGGGAACCCGTGGGTGTCGTGCAGCAGGAACGCCACCTGCCCGCCGACCCGGGCCTCCCCCGACTCCAGCACCTCGTCCAGCAGCGCCGAGCCGGCGCGCAGGGT
This window contains:
- the alaS gene encoding alanine--tRNA ligase, with translation MDADQLRQAFTDYFVGNGHTLVPSASLIPHHPAAPLLVNAGMVQFIPIFLGEEAPPWPTATSVQKCFRTGDVELVGHTSRHLTFFEMLGNFSFGDYFKEKAIPFAWEFVTERLGVDGDRVWVSVYEEDDEAEAIWLESVGVPRERVQRMGEDNFWEMQKGAPGPCGMSSELYYDHGPELGDSGGPAGGGEERYVEIWNLVFMQLQRLPDGSLVDLPRKNIDTGAGFERILPIVEGVTGPFASYSTSLMAPLLEAAQSATGRRYGDEDRADVALRVLADHARAMSFLVADGVMPSNDGRGYVLRRVIRRAVLRAHQLGAERPVTAGLFDAVRGLMGSAYPELERGADRITEIIGREEARFRQTLRAGSALLDEVLESGEARVGGQVAFLLHDTHGFPVELTQEIAAERGVEVDMAGFEEEMTRQRERARRAGKEQIGAAAADERYRQLLDEGGSTEFLGYGQTEATGRVLAVLERPDGELEVFLDRTPFYAEGGGQVGDTGTVTTETGTLEVTDTSYALPGLHRHVGRVRDGDVSAGQEATATVDTARRDDIRRNHTGTHLLQWALRQVLGDHVQQQGSLVAPDRLRFDYSHFAAPGADELRRVEELVNEIVISDAPVRAYETSMKHAESIGAIAFFGDRYGDVVRVVEAGPASVELCGGTHVGAVGMIGPLKIVSEGSIGANTRRIEALTGRASLAHIETEEDTLGRVAELLRSRPEEVSDALTRLLDRQRAAEEELKAARRRGLQDLAAELAGSAEEGRVVARVDGIPPDQLRELATTIRSRPGVQVVVLGGSPDGERAALVSAVGKDAGWQASDLITDAARLVGGGGGRHPELATAGGRDPARLDEALEGVRARLAGGAPTD